In Bombus pyrosoma isolate SC7728 linkage group LG18, ASM1482585v1, whole genome shotgun sequence, a single genomic region encodes these proteins:
- the LOC122577193 gene encoding retinal dehydrogenase 1 — protein sequence MSRKMPDIKYTQLFINNEFVDSVSRKKFPTINPADGTVIAEISEGDKADVDKAVAAASQAFSRGSDWRNMDPSVRGKLMNKFADLITRDLEYIATLEVLDNGKTYSNAVFDIEASIDTIRYYAGWCDKILGDTIPTDGNFVSLTRKEPVGVVGQIIPWNYPFLMLAWKWGPALATGCTIVLKPAEQTPLSALYAAALAKEAGFPPGVINVITGYGPTAGAAIAEHSGIQKVAFTGSTEVGRLIMAASAKSNLKRVSLELGGKSALVIFDDVDIEKAAEIAYNAIFANHGQNCCAGSRTFVHTKIYDQFVAYAKQLALKTKVGGPFDPETQQGPQIDQEMFDKVLGLIKSGKEEGAVLEVGGERHGNVGYFIKPTVFSNVTDNMRIAKEEIFGPVQSILKFETMDEVIERANNTNYGLAAGVLSKDIDKALVFAQAVQAGSVWVNCYDAITPQTPFGGFKQSGIGRELGADGLKEYLETKTVSIKVPTRN from the exons ATGAGTCGTAAAATGCcggatattaaatatactcaG ttatttataaataatgaatttgtGGATTCAGTGAGTCGTAAAAAATTTCCTACTATAAATCCAGCTGATGGTACTGTTATTGCAGAGATCTCTGAAGGTGATAAG GCAGATGTAGATAAGGCAGTTGCAGCTGCAAGTCAAGCATTTAGCAGAGGATCAGATTGGCGAAATATGGATCCATCTGTTCGTGGAAAACTTATGAACaaa TTTGCAGATCTTATTACAAGAGATTTGGAGTATATCGCCACTCTTGAAGTCTTGGATAATGGAAAAACATATTCAAATGCAGTTTTCGATATAGAAGCCAGCATTGATACAATTCGTTATTATGCTGGATGGTGTGATAAGATTCTTGGAGACACTATTCCAACAG atggaaattttgtttcacttACACGCAAGGAACCAGTTGGTGTAGTAGGTCAAATTATCCCTTGGAATTATCCTTTTCTTATGTTGGCATGGAAATGGGGCCCAGCATTGGCTACTGGATGTACTATTGTTTTGAAGCCAGCTGAACAAACTCCTTTAAGTGCCCTTTATGCTGCAGCACTTGCTAAAGAGGCTGGATTTCCACCTGGCGTTATAAACGTTATTACTGGTTATGGTCCAACGGCTGGTGCAGCTATTGCCGAACATTCAGGAATTCAAAAAGTTGCATTCACTGGGTCTACAGAG GTTGGTCGTCTGATAATGGCAGCCTCTGCTAAGAGTAATCTTAAACGTGTTTCTCTTGAACTAGGTGGCAAAAGTGCATTGGTTATTTTTGATGATGTTGACA TCGAGAAAGCAGCTGAAATTGcttataatgcaatatttgCGAATCATGGACAAAACTGTTGTGCCGGTTCGCGTACCTTCGTACATACTAAAATTTATGATCAATTTGTTGCTTACGCTAAACAATTAGCGTTAAAGACAAAAGTCGGTGGTCCTTTTGATCCTGAAACTCAACAGGGACCGCAAATTGATCAAGAAATGTTTGATAAAGTTTTaggtttaattaaatcaggaaaggaagaaggagcTGTATTAGAAGTTGGTGGAGAACGTCACGGCAATGttggttattttattaag cCTACCGTTTTTTCAAACGTGACTGACAATATGAGAAttgcaaaagaagaaatatttggaCCTGTTcaatctattttaaaatttgaaacgatgGACGAAGTTATCGAACGTGCAAACAATACAAATTATGGCCTTGCTGCTGGTGTTCTTAGTAAAGATATTGATAAAGCTTTGGTGTTTGCACAAGCAGTACAAGCTGGAAGTGTTTg GGTAAATTGTTATGATGCTATCACGCCTCAAACTCCGTTTGGAGGATTCAAACAGTCGGGAATAGGTCGTGAGCT TGGTGCAGATGGCTTAAAAGAGTATCTTGAGACTAAGACAGTATCTATTAAAGTGCCAacacgtaattaa
- the LOC122577197 gene encoding NADH dehydrogenase [ubiquinone] 1 beta subcomplex subunit 2, mitochondrial-like, whose translation MLLSRGPSILRNIYELNGRKQTAVNLEQIRKCWTYRTVIEPKRRWKIMAECIGGVVWWWVFWNAWHDYEHILGHFPEIRPIDWTDEELGIPPDD comes from the exons atgttgttgtCGCGTGGTCCATCAATTTTGAGAAACATATATGAATTAAATGGAAGAAAACAGACTGCAGTGAATTTAGAACAGATTCGTAAatg ttggACCTATCGTACAGTGATTGAACCTAAAAGACGATGGAAAATAATGGCTGAATGCATCGGTGGAGTAGTATGGTGGTGGGTCTTTTGGAACGCATGGCATGATTATGAGCATATTCTA GGTCACTTCCCTGAAATACGTCCAATAGATTGGACTGACGAAGAATTGGGGATTCCACCGGATGATTAA